In one Umezawaea sp. Da 62-37 genomic region, the following are encoded:
- a CDS encoding alginate O-acetyltransferase AlgX-related protein yields the protein MTANRLDSPTPPGSGPGLPPLPESWLPKEHPLHRPRHGVRQTSSRVAALIFFCVPMFLLVVGVRAPEFENRKLAGFPSVTDGFGLFTGLDRWATDHLPLRDKAVAAEDAISRGVFGEPPQFKKEQKSEVGPVIAPEQDSPAPTPPSEYQDVVEGSDGWLYFGFDVKGACEPELPLDDVFQRVNQLRQAVESSGRKFVFLVAPNKTTMVPEHLPPGYFGADCAAKARDEFWKRVVPETGAVDLRPGLQSAADRIKGPVYSKLDTHWTFDGGLVYSRAIAEQVEPGVSVTWRSTQGKVVQVPGDLASLLGQRKNVVLQSYRLAPDGVDVRSREVEGSFAEPRHVTQDPSKGVVDAKVGLLGDSFTFYVHQYVVAGFSDITLQNSDFVPPDPHRTGAMLADQDVVVVEAAERSLVGGVNPLLEPEVIAAIGEELAKKPR from the coding sequence GTGACCGCCAACCGGCTCGATTCGCCCACGCCACCGGGGAGCGGTCCCGGCCTACCCCCGCTGCCCGAGTCGTGGCTGCCCAAGGAGCACCCGCTGCACCGGCCGCGGCACGGCGTCCGCCAGACCTCGTCCCGCGTGGCCGCCCTCATCTTCTTCTGCGTCCCGATGTTCTTGCTGGTCGTCGGCGTGCGCGCGCCCGAGTTCGAGAACCGGAAGCTGGCAGGCTTCCCGTCGGTCACCGACGGCTTCGGCCTGTTCACCGGCCTGGACCGGTGGGCGACCGACCACCTGCCGCTGCGCGACAAGGCCGTGGCGGCCGAGGACGCGATCAGCCGCGGTGTGTTCGGCGAGCCGCCGCAGTTCAAGAAGGAGCAGAAGAGCGAGGTCGGCCCGGTCATCGCGCCCGAGCAGGACAGCCCGGCCCCGACGCCGCCCTCGGAGTACCAGGACGTCGTCGAGGGCAGCGACGGCTGGCTGTACTTCGGGTTCGACGTGAAGGGCGCGTGCGAGCCGGAGCTGCCGCTCGACGACGTGTTCCAGCGCGTCAACCAACTGCGCCAGGCCGTCGAGTCCTCCGGCCGCAAGTTCGTGTTCCTGGTCGCGCCGAACAAGACGACGATGGTGCCCGAGCACCTGCCGCCGGGGTACTTCGGCGCGGACTGCGCGGCCAAGGCCCGCGACGAGTTCTGGAAGCGCGTGGTCCCCGAGACCGGCGCCGTCGACCTGCGGCCCGGCCTCCAGTCGGCGGCGGACCGCATCAAGGGCCCGGTCTACTCCAAGCTCGACACGCACTGGACGTTCGACGGCGGCCTCGTCTACTCCCGCGCCATCGCCGAGCAGGTCGAACCGGGCGTCTCGGTCACCTGGCGCAGCACGCAGGGCAAGGTCGTCCAGGTCCCCGGCGACCTGGCCTCGCTCCTCGGCCAGCGCAAGAACGTCGTCCTCCAGTCCTACCGGCTGGCGCCCGACGGCGTCGACGTCCGCAGCCGCGAGGTCGAGGGCAGCTTCGCCGAACCCCGCCACGTCACCCAGGACCCGTCCAAGGGCGTCGTCGACGCCAAGGTCGGCCTGCTCGGCGACTCGTTCACCTTCTACGTGCACCAGTACGTCGTCGCCGGGTTCTCCGACATCACGCTCCAGAACAGCGACTTCGTCCCGCCGGACCCGCACCGCACCGGGGCGATGCTCGCCGACCAGGACGTCGTGGTCGTCGAGGCGGCCGAGAGGTCGCTGGTCGGGGGCGTGAACCCGCTGCTGGAACCCGAGGTCATCGCCGCGATCGGCGAAGAACTGGCCAAGAAGCCGCGCTAG